A part of Bacillus thuringiensis genomic DNA contains:
- a CDS encoding winged helix-turn-helix transcriptional regulator: MKKYNIPVEATLEVIGGKWKVVILCHLTKGTKRTSELKRSMPGITQKMLTQQLRELEVDGVIQRKVYNQVPPKVEYSLTDYGWSLESILDSLCTWGECHLEKEGNTSMLIAEGE, from the coding sequence ATGAAGAAATACAATATTCCTGTAGAAGCAACTTTAGAAGTTATCGGCGGCAAATGGAAGGTTGTTATCCTTTGTCACTTAACGAAAGGTACAAAGCGAACGAGTGAACTAAAACGTTCCATGCCTGGTATTACACAAAAAATGTTAACACAACAATTACGTGAACTAGAAGTCGACGGCGTTATTCAAAGAAAAGTATATAACCAAGTCCCGCCAAAAGTAGAATATTCTCTTACTGATTACGGTTGGTCTTTAGAATCGATTCTTGATTCTCTTTGTACTTGGGGCGAATGCCATCTTGAAAAGGAAGGTAACACATCGATGCTAATTGCGGAAGGTGAATAA
- a CDS encoding thioester domain-containing protein, which translates to MNIKQSFKLLAMFLSVLFVLFPLQKVFAEVMDHTKYEMDWSYSRSKKKPIRTELIKTADGKIAFCLNVDLKSPSGQDLPEMGKVDINVYRVLLNGYPQKSPQELGVSDWRDAHYATQLAVWNALKQIDINDLDFRNKNVEKVTKDIVAKASASEDLQEITMSVVPSEEQQAVLKNDFFETGLYTVETNAKSGTYKVQATGAPAGAKFVNEKGEAKTEFNVGEKFRILIPKQTPAGGFSFKVSGNLTKLQGIAHKGTPTIQNAVVLLERSEEKTSPELSVSWKKENGHDHNNKPHTPNEPHKPNQKR; encoded by the coding sequence ATGAATATAAAGCAATCGTTCAAACTTTTAGCTATGTTTTTAAGTGTTTTATTTGTGTTATTCCCACTTCAAAAAGTATTCGCGGAAGTTATGGATCATACAAAGTATGAAATGGATTGGAGTTATAGTAGGTCAAAGAAGAAACCAATTCGAACAGAGCTTATTAAAACGGCAGATGGTAAAATTGCCTTTTGCTTAAATGTAGATTTGAAATCTCCAAGCGGTCAAGATTTACCGGAAATGGGCAAAGTGGATATTAACGTATACCGTGTATTATTAAATGGATATCCACAAAAGAGCCCGCAAGAATTAGGTGTTTCTGATTGGAGAGATGCCCATTATGCAACACAGCTTGCAGTATGGAATGCGTTAAAACAAATCGATATTAATGATTTAGATTTCCGAAATAAAAACGTAGAAAAGGTAACGAAAGACATTGTTGCAAAAGCAAGTGCTAGTGAAGATTTACAAGAAATTACGATGAGTGTAGTACCATCGGAAGAACAACAAGCAGTATTGAAAAATGATTTCTTTGAAACAGGTTTATACACAGTAGAAACAAACGCGAAAAGTGGAACATATAAAGTGCAAGCAACAGGTGCACCAGCGGGCGCGAAGTTTGTAAATGAAAAAGGCGAAGCGAAAACGGAATTCAATGTAGGAGAAAAGTTCCGTATCTTAATTCCGAAACAGACACCAGCTGGTGGATTTAGCTTTAAAGTATCAGGGAATTTAACGAAGTTACAAGGGATTGCACATAAAGGCACACCGACAATTCAAAATGCAGTAGTATTACTTGAGCGTAGTGAAGAAAAAACAAGTCCGGAGTTATCAGTGAGCTGGAAAAAAGAAAATGGTCATGATCATAATAATAAACCACATACTCCAAACGAACCGCATAAACCGAATCAAAAGAGATAA
- a CDS encoding NAD(P)/FAD-dependent oxidoreductase produces MSKQIVILGAGYGGLLAALNVRKYYSKSEAQVTVINQYPTHQIITELHRLAAGNVAEQAIAMPLTKLFKGKDIDLKIATVESFSVDSKEIKLAGGTTLSYDALVVALGSKTAYFGIPGLEENSMVLKSAADANKIYKHVEDRIREYAKTKNEADATIVIGGGGLTGVELVGELADIMPKLAKSHGVNPKEVKLLLVEAGPKILPVLPDHLIERATTSLEARGVTFLTGLPVTNVAGNEIDLKDGQKLVANTFVWTGGVQGNPLIGESGLEVNRGRATVDAYLQSTSHKDVFVAGDSAVVFAPDGRPYPPTAQIAWQMGELIGYNLYAALEGKAFEEFAPVNSGTLASLGRKDAVATIGASNTPLKGLPASLMKEASNVRYLSHIKGLFSLAY; encoded by the coding sequence ATGTCAAAACAAATTGTCATCTTAGGCGCTGGTTATGGCGGTCTTCTTGCCGCTTTAAACGTACGTAAATATTACAGTAAATCAGAAGCACAAGTTACAGTGATTAACCAATACCCAACACACCAAATCATCACTGAACTACACCGCCTTGCAGCTGGTAACGTTGCTGAGCAAGCAATTGCAATGCCACTTACAAAGCTTTTCAAAGGTAAAGATATCGATCTTAAAATTGCAACAGTTGAGTCATTCTCAGTTGATAGCAAAGAAATCAAACTAGCTGGCGGCACTACTTTATCTTACGATGCACTTGTAGTTGCTTTAGGAAGTAAAACTGCTTACTTCGGTATTCCAGGACTAGAAGAAAACAGCATGGTATTAAAATCTGCTGCTGATGCAAACAAAATCTATAAACACGTTGAAGACCGTATTCGTGAATACGCGAAAACGAAAAACGAAGCTGATGCTACAATCGTAATCGGTGGTGGCGGATTAACTGGCGTTGAGCTAGTTGGTGAGCTTGCTGACATTATGCCTAAACTTGCAAAAAGCCACGGCGTAAACCCAAAAGAAGTTAAACTTCTTCTTGTTGAAGCAGGTCCAAAAATCCTTCCTGTATTACCAGACCACTTAATCGAACGTGCAACTACTAGCCTAGAAGCACGCGGTGTTACATTCTTAACAGGTCTTCCTGTAACAAACGTTGCTGGCAATGAAATCGACTTAAAAGACGGTCAAAAACTTGTTGCTAACACATTCGTTTGGACAGGTGGCGTTCAAGGTAACCCACTAATCGGTGAATCAGGTCTTGAAGTAAACCGTGGTCGTGCAACAGTTGATGCATACCTACAATCTACTTCTCACAAAGACGTATTCGTTGCTGGAGACAGCGCTGTTGTCTTCGCTCCAGACGGACGTCCATACCCACCAACTGCACAAATCGCTTGGCAAATGGGTGAGTTAATTGGATACAACTTATACGCAGCACTAGAAGGCAAAGCATTCGAAGAGTTCGCACCTGTAAACTCTGGAACACTTGCTAGTCTAGGACGTAAAGATGCTGTTGCTACAATCGGAGCAAGCAATACTCCACTTAAAGGCTTACCAGCATCATTAATGAAAGAAGCAAGTAACGTTCGTTACTTATCACACATTAAAGGTCTATTCAGCTTAGCTTACTAA
- a CDS encoding MFS transporter, whose amino-acid sequence MFALLALAISAFGIGTTEFISVGLLPSISEDLNVSVTTAGLTVSLYALGAAVGAPVLTALTASMSRKTLLMWIMVIFIIGNGIAAVATSFTILIIARIVSAFAHGVFMSIGSTIAAAIVPENKRASAIAIMFTGLTVATITGVPIGTFIGQQFGWRASFMVIVVIGIIAFIANSILVPSNLKNGVPVSFRDQFKLIKNGRLLLVFIITALGYGGTFVTFTYLSPLLQEVTGFEASTVTIILLVYGIAIAIGNMVGGKLSNHNPIRALFYMFLIQAIILFVLTFTAPFKVAGLITIIFMGLFAFMNVPGLQVYVVILAERFVPSAVDVASAINIAAFNGGIALGSYIGGLVTNSLGLIHTAWVGGIMVVAAVILTAWSMTLEKRDQVK is encoded by the coding sequence ATGTTTGCTTTATTAGCACTAGCGATTAGTGCATTTGGAATAGGAACGACAGAATTTATTAGTGTCGGTTTATTACCATCTATTTCGGAAGATTTAAATGTTTCGGTTACAACAGCTGGTTTAACAGTTTCCTTATATGCGTTAGGAGCGGCAGTAGGGGCTCCTGTTTTAACAGCGTTAACGGCTAGTATGTCGAGAAAGACATTATTAATGTGGATTATGGTTATTTTCATTATTGGTAATGGTATTGCGGCAGTAGCAACAAGCTTCACTATATTAATTATCGCAAGAATTGTATCTGCATTTGCACATGGTGTGTTTATGTCGATAGGATCTACAATTGCGGCTGCAATCGTACCAGAGAATAAACGTGCTAGCGCCATTGCGATTATGTTTACTGGATTAACAGTTGCGACTATTACAGGTGTGCCAATTGGGACGTTTATCGGTCAACAATTTGGCTGGAGAGCGTCATTTATGGTGATTGTTGTAATTGGAATTATTGCTTTTATCGCAAACAGTATACTCGTCCCATCTAATTTAAAAAATGGTGTACCTGTATCGTTTCGTGATCAATTCAAACTAATTAAAAATGGAAGACTGTTACTTGTTTTCATTATTACTGCACTTGGATACGGCGGTACATTCGTAACATTTACGTATTTATCACCGCTATTACAAGAAGTAACAGGATTTGAAGCAAGTACTGTTACTATCATTTTATTAGTGTATGGGATCGCCATTGCGATAGGGAATATGGTTGGCGGAAAATTATCGAATCATAATCCGATTCGAGCGCTATTTTACATGTTCTTGATTCAAGCGATTATATTATTTGTTTTAACATTTACGGCGCCATTTAAAGTAGCTGGATTAATCACAATTATTTTTATGGGACTATTCGCATTTATGAATGTTCCGGGGCTGCAAGTATATGTAGTTATATTGGCAGAGCGCTTTGTTCCGAGTGCGGTTGATGTTGCTTCAGCAATTAATATTGCCGCATTTAACGGAGGGATCGCTTTAGGTTCTTATATAGGTGGCCTTGTAACAAATTCATTAGGGTTAATCCATACTGCTTGGGTAGGCGGCATTATGGTAGTAGCTGCTGTGATTTTAACAGCGTGGAGTATGACATTAGAAAAAAGAGATCAAGTAAAATAA
- the tyrS gene encoding tyrosine--tRNA ligase, producing the protein MNIIDELEWRGAINQQTDEEGLRKLVEEKKISLYCGVDPTGDSMHIGHLIPFMMMKRFQLAGHHPVILIGGATGTIGDPSGRQSERQLQTLEVIQHNVDALTAQMKKLFDFGGNSEVKMVNNYDWTHEINIIEFLRDYGKNFSINSMLAKDIVASRLDTGISFTEFTYQILQAMDFHHLYTKEDVQLQIGGSDQWGNITSGLDLIRKLEGHEAKVFGLTIPLLLKSDGTKFGKSAGGAVWLDPEKTTPFEFYQFWVNTDDRDVVKYLKYFTFLTKERIDELVAKVETEPHKREAQKVLAEEMTKFVHGAEALLQAEKITAALFSGDIKSLTADEIEQGFKEMPTFESSKETKNIVEWLVDLGIEPSRRQAREDINNGAISMNGEKVTDMGTDVTVENSFDGRFIIIRKGKKNYSLVKLG; encoded by the coding sequence ATGAATATTATTGATGAATTAGAATGGCGCGGCGCCATTAATCAACAGACGGACGAAGAAGGTTTACGTAAGCTAGTAGAAGAGAAAAAGATTTCACTATACTGCGGAGTTGATCCGACTGGTGATAGTATGCATATTGGACATTTGATTCCGTTTATGATGATGAAGAGGTTCCAGTTAGCTGGCCATCATCCGGTTATTTTAATTGGTGGGGCAACAGGAACAATTGGTGATCCGAGCGGACGTCAATCAGAACGTCAACTTCAAACGTTAGAAGTCATTCAGCATAATGTTGATGCGTTAACAGCGCAAATGAAAAAGCTATTTGATTTTGGCGGAAATAGCGAAGTGAAGATGGTAAATAACTACGACTGGACACATGAAATAAACATTATTGAGTTTTTACGTGATTACGGGAAAAACTTTAGCATTAATAGCATGTTAGCGAAGGACATTGTAGCAAGTCGTTTAGATACAGGAATTTCTTTCACAGAATTTACGTACCAAATTTTGCAAGCGATGGACTTCCATCATTTATACACGAAAGAAGATGTCCAACTGCAAATTGGTGGTAGTGACCAATGGGGAAATATTACGAGTGGTTTAGATTTAATTCGTAAGTTAGAAGGGCACGAAGCGAAAGTATTCGGATTAACGATTCCGTTATTATTGAAATCAGATGGTACGAAGTTTGGTAAATCAGCAGGTGGTGCGGTTTGGCTTGATCCTGAAAAAACGACACCGTTTGAATTTTACCAGTTCTGGGTGAATACAGATGACCGTGATGTAGTGAAATACTTGAAATACTTTACGTTCTTAACGAAAGAGCGCATTGATGAATTGGTAGCGAAGGTAGAAACAGAGCCTCATAAACGTGAAGCACAAAAAGTATTAGCGGAAGAAATGACGAAATTCGTTCATGGAGCAGAGGCACTCCTGCAAGCTGAGAAAATTACAGCAGCGTTATTTAGCGGAGATATTAAATCGTTAACAGCTGATGAAATTGAACAAGGTTTTAAAGAGATGCCAACATTTGAGTCTTCGAAAGAGACGAAAAACATCGTAGAATGGCTAGTTGATTTAGGAATTGAACCATCTAGACGACAAGCACGTGAAGATATTAATAATGGAGCTATTTCTATGAATGGTGAAAAAGTAACAGATATGGGTACAGATGTTACTGTAGAAAATTCATTTGATGGACGATTTATTATTATTCGTAAAGGGAAGAAGAACTACAGCCTAGTTAAATTAGGATAA
- a CDS encoding DUF1641 domain-containing protein yields MPETMTQTKPEQETVQISASQGQLDVLDQLLKPEVQESLTTLVEQLPKLTELVNILTKSYDFAQTVATDEVLKSDTVSAITELVEPVKDTVKGMAATAIEAKDRADESNEVIGLFGLLKLLKDPQAQKMFRFVNAYLQISAERNNK; encoded by the coding sequence ATGCCAGAAACTATGACTCAAACAAAGCCAGAACAAGAAACTGTACAAATTTCTGCTAGCCAAGGACAACTTGATGTACTTGATCAGTTGTTAAAACCTGAGGTACAAGAATCATTAACAACACTAGTAGAACAGCTTCCAAAATTAACTGAGCTTGTTAACATTTTAACTAAGTCTTATGACTTCGCTCAAACTGTTGCTACTGATGAAGTATTAAAAAGCGACACTGTCAGCGCAATCACAGAGCTTGTAGAACCTGTAAAAGATACAGTAAAAGGCATGGCTGCAACTGCTATCGAAGCGAAAGATCGTGCTGACGAAAGCAACGAAGTTATCGGCCTATTCGGTCTATTAAAATTACTAAAAGACCCACAAGCACAAAAAATGTTCCGCTTTGTGAACGCATATCTTCAAATTAGTGCAGAACGTAACAATAAATAA
- a CDS encoding aldo/keto reductase: MKNLQSKAVLNNGVEMPWFGLGVFKVEEGPELVEAVKAAIKAGYRSIDTAAIYGNEKAVGEGIRAGIEATGISREDLFITSKVWNADQGYEATIAAYEESLKKLELDYLDLYLVHWPVEGKYKDTWRALETLYKEERVRAIGVSNFQIHHLQDVMKDAEIKPMINQVEYHPRLTQKELQAFCKEQGIQMEAWSPLMQGQLLDNETVQAIAEKHGKTTAQVILRWDLQNGVITIPKSTKEHRIIANADVFNFELTKEDMEKIDALNQNHRVGPDPDNFDF; this comes from the coding sequence ATGAAAAACTTACAAAGTAAAGCAGTATTAAATAACGGTGTAGAAATGCCTTGGTTCGGTTTAGGTGTATTTAAAGTAGAAGAAGGACCAGAACTTGTAGAAGCTGTAAAAGCAGCGATTAAAGCAGGATACCGCAGCATCGATACAGCTGCAATTTACGGAAATGAAAAAGCTGTAGGTGAAGGAATTCGTGCAGGTATCGAAGCAACTGGTATTTCAAGAGAAGATTTATTCATCACTTCAAAAGTATGGAACGCAGACCAAGGATATGAAGCAACAATTGCTGCATACGAAGAAAGCTTAAAGAAATTAGAACTAGATTATTTAGATCTATATCTTGTTCACTGGCCTGTAGAAGGAAAATATAAAGATACATGGAGAGCGCTAGAAACACTTTATAAAGAAGAGCGCGTACGTGCAATTGGTGTAAGTAACTTCCAAATCCATCACTTACAAGATGTAATGAAGGATGCAGAAATTAAACCAATGATTAATCAAGTAGAATACCACCCTCGTTTAACGCAAAAAGAATTACAAGCTTTCTGTAAAGAACAAGGTATTCAAATGGAAGCATGGTCACCACTAATGCAAGGTCAATTATTAGATAACGAAACAGTACAAGCAATTGCTGAGAAACACGGTAAAACGACAGCGCAAGTTATTTTACGTTGGGACCTTCAAAATGGAGTAATCACAATTCCAAAATCAACGAAAGAACACCGTATTATTGCAAACGCTGATGTATTTAACTTTGAATTAACGAAAGAAGATATGGAAAAAATCGATGCATTAAATCAAAATCACCGCGTTGGTCCAGATCCTGATAACTTCGATTTCTAA